The Coffea arabica cultivar ET-39 chromosome 1e, Coffea Arabica ET-39 HiFi, whole genome shotgun sequence genome has a window encoding:
- the LOC113718041 gene encoding DExH-box ATP-dependent RNA helicase DExH8-like — translation MASSPTSSSCSSYSSPFASSSSSSSNFASLSISAMRDKIIEKIQENRVTLIVGEPGCGKSSQVPQFLLEENIEPILCTQPRRFAVVAVASMVAKARKCEVGGEIGYHIGHSKVFSARSKIIFKTAGVLLDEMREKGSHALKYKVIILDEVHERSVESDLVLVCVKQFLLKNTGLRLVLMSATADIAKYREYFRDLGRGERVEVLAIPTTSKDTIFQRKVLYLEQVTEFLGIRSENLPLKYCSGPSPLMADAGIKAEVHKLIHDLVLHIHKNEPDIEKSILIFLPTYYSLEQQWFFLKPFSKTFKVHILHRSVDTEQALKAMKIWKSHRKVILATNIAESSVTIPHVGYVIDSCRSLRVFWDNNRKIDSAELVWVSQSQANQRKGRTGRTCDGNVYRLVTGSFFNQLEEYEPSAILRLSLRQQVLQLCCAESKAINDPRVLLQKALDPPYPQVVDDAMDLLVRIHALGRTLSRGRPEPTFYGRLVSSFNLSFDASVLILKFGDLGMLREGILVGILMDMQPLPILRPFGQEYLHVDYSSNYYSEDSRSTGLTGRKEVLCMANLGAFQFWQLVFKDNCRLERLKQLLKFDGTEDEHGMLPKIEEEWCSNHYLVQSAINQVADSYDEIVSSLHRFRPKCLVTSNGVPSYYEPREYWHTCYLPSEQNRGADALGVDDDELELHNGIQKCAAVPFVSFSHFRMSEVAEKLAAVVKEMRVKHRGDISGDHKETADSHDCHTVMEASVCKFFINGLCNKGSQCLYSHSLQAKRPLCKFFFSLQGCRNGEFCFFSHDSISSSPGNGVSSCLPEDENADARTLLQLLPASPQECVLVLDDTDFRFSSNLARHCCPSSIILTTPSPHESTIDPLLKGVKILWGLSHPYETIICRAGENVVPWNKVKCILWFPQFDSEYLEVQKGQIKTFFEYLSIRFLADALYEVRVIITMNNIRFSQLQVEKLARDAFFFLEESFPYDEQSFGELFDEISTKKAMAVAKPISYVFRVHPPANIQFGDYRKVLHQRLNDIN, via the exons ATGGCATCCTCCCCCACTTCATCATCTTGCTCTTCATACTCGTCGCCATTTGCATCGTCGTCGTCATCTTCGTCGAATTTTGCTTCTCTTTCGATATCGGCAATGAGGGACAAAATTATCGAGAAAATTCAGGAAAACCGCGTCACTCTGATCGTCGGCGAACCTGGTTGCG GGAAGAGTTCACAAGTTCCCCAGTTCTTACTGGAAGAAAACATTGAGCCCATTCTCTGTACACAACCAAGAAGATTTGCCGTTGTTGCAGTTGCCAGCATGGTTGCAAAGGCTCGGAAATGCGAAGTTGGTGGAGAGATTGGATATCATATAGGTCATTCAAAGGTTTTCTCAGCAAG GTCAAAAATTATCTTCAAAACTGCTGGAGTTTTGTTGGATGAAATGCGAGAGAAGGGATCGCATGCATTGAAGTACAAAGTTATAATTCTTGATGAAGTGCATGAAAGATCAGTCGAGTCGGATCTTGTTCTTGTTTGTGTGAAGCAGTTTTTGCTTAAAAATACTGGCCTGAG GCTTGTGTTGATGTCTGCTACTGCTGATATTGCTAAATATCGGGAGTACTTCAGGGATCTTGGCAGGGGTGAAAGGGTAGAAGTGTTGGCAATTCCTACTACCAGCAAAGACACCATATTCCAGCGGAAAGTTCTGTATCTTGAACAG GTGACTGAATTCCTTGGAATAAGATCAGAGAACTTGCCTTTGAAATATTGTTCTGGACCAAGCCCATTGATGGCTGATGCTGGTATTAAAGCTGAAGTGCACAAGCTTATACATGATTTGGTGTTGCACATTCATAAAAATGAACCTGATATTGAAAAGAGCATTTTGATCTTCCTCCCTACATACTATTCACTCGAGCAACAATGGTTTTTTCTGAAGCCTTTTAGTAAAACATTCAAGGTTCACATTCTGCATCGCAGTGTTGATACTGAACAAGCTCTGAAGGCCATGAAGATATGGAAGTCCCACAGGAAG GTAATATTGGCCACGAATATTGCTGAATCATCAGTCACAATTCCCCATGTGGGCTATGTAATTGATTCATGCCGTTCTTTACGAGTTTTCTGGGACAACAATCGTAAAATAGATTCTGCAGAACTTGTGTGGGTTTCCCAGTCTCAG GCCAACCAGCGCAAGGGAAGAACAGGTCGGACTTGTGACGGAAATGTCTATCGCTTAGTTACAGGATCCTTCTTCAATCAACTGGAAGAATATGAGCCTTCAGCAATACTGAGGTTGTCGTTAAGGCAGCAAGTACTTCAACTCTGCTGTGCTGAATCTAAAGCTATAAATGATCCCAGAG TCTTGTTGCAAAAGGCTCTGGATCCTCCGTACCCTCAAGTTGTTGATGATGCTATGGATTTGCTTGTACGCATCCATGCATTAGGAAGAACACTGTCTAGGGGCCGGCCTGAGCCTACATTTTATGGACGACTGGTCTCTAGTTTCAACCTGTCATTTGATGCTTCTGTCCTTATTCTTAAGTTTGGAGACCTAGGTATGCTACGTGAAGGCATCCTGGTAGGCATACTAATGGATATGCAGCCTCTGCCTATTCTTCGACCCTTTGGCCAAGAATATTTG CATGTGGATTACTCTAGTAACTATTATTCAGAAGACAGCAGGAGCACTGGATTAACAGGAAGAAAGGAGGTCCTTTGTATGGCAAATTTGGGTGCATTTCAGTTTTGGCAACTTGTTTTCAAG GACAATTGTCGTCTTGAAAGGTTGAAACAGCTTCTTAAATTTGATGGAACAGAAGATGAACATGGCATGCTGCCTAAGATTGAGGAAGAGTGGTGCTCAAATCACTATCTTGTGCAATCAGCCATCAATCAAGTTGCTGACTCAT ATGATGAGATTGTAAGTTCGTTGCACCGCTTCCGACCCAAATGTTTGGTAACATCGAATGGTGTACCATCATATTATGAACCTCGCGAATATTGGCACACATGTTATCTTCCCTCTGAGCAAAATAGGGGTGCTGATGCACTAGGTGTTGATGATGATGAGTTAGAGCTTCACAATGGAATCCAAAAATGTGCTGCTGTACCCTTTGTCTCATTCAGTCACTTTCGAATGTCTGAAGTTGCTGAAAAGTTGGCAGCAGTTGTTAAAGAG ATGAGAGTTAAGCACAGAGGAGATATATCTGGTGATCATAAAGAAACTGCTGACAGTCATGATTGTCATACCGTTATGGAGGCTTCTGTATGTAAATTTTTCATTAATGGGCTCTGCAACAAGGGCAGTCAATGTTTGTACTCTCATTCTCTGCAAGCAAAAAGACCTCTTTGTAAATTCTTCTTCTCTTTACAG GGGTGCCGTAATGGAGAATTTTGCTTCTTTTCTcatgattcaatttcttcatcacCAGGCAATGGGGTAAGCTCCTGCTTGCCAGAAGATGAAAATGCCGATGCACGTACACTTTTGCAATTATTGCCCGCATCTCCACAAGAATGCGTCCTGGTGTTGGATGATACTGATTTTCGCTTTTCTTCTAATCTTGCACGTCACTGTTGCCCGTCCTCTATAATTTTGACAACACCTTCCCCGCATGAATCCACAATTGACCCATTGCTGAAGGGTGTCAAAATTCTGTGGGGTCTGTCCCACCCCTATGAGACAATCATCTGCAGAGCAGGGGAGAATGTGGTCCCATGGAATAAAGTTAAATGCATACTGTGGTTTCCTCAGTTTGATAGCGAATATTTGGAGGTACAGAAAGGTCAAATAAAGACTTTCTTTGAGTATTTATCCATCCGGTTCTTGGCAGATGCGCTGTATGAAGTGCGAGTAATCATTACAATGAACAACATTCGGTTTTCTCAGTTGCAG GTTGAAAAGTTGGCCAGGGATGCCTTCTTCTTTCTTGAGGAGTCATTTCCTTATGATGAGCAAA
- the LOC113718014 gene encoding phytochrome A-associated F-box protein-like: MSESGFSRLSDDVVLNIFFKLEDDPRNWARLACVSTKFSSLIRNVCCKSKCSQTIPSVVNDLLSTSASPSAVPPGGWASLYKLAVCCPGLLQAGVLLENSDFGLERELGPDENYQVSAIFRSAAPCSSNRDVNSDVTASGPDCSWSLFDDLLFDTVYDASESSEERPELPVEPERGVVKPSCDFRGRKRRKICRSLMSHLAQGVWNLSREQGNKLLASRFKGDCLYICDWPGCVHIEEKRNYMLFRGIFKNFKQSRVWRTINDGHRSKIELHCAFCSCKQTWDLHSAFCLRRYFGYHDDGEPVVRAYVCENGHVSGAWTDWPLYT; encoded by the coding sequence ATGTCTGAAAGCGGCTTCTCGAGGCTCTCAGATGACGTTGTTCTCAACATATTCTTCAAACTTGAAGACGATCCTCGGAACTGGGCCCGCCTCGCCTGCGTCTCCACTAAATTCTCGTCTCTGATCCGAAACGTGTGCTGTAAATCTAAGTGCTCTCAGACCATCCCCTCCGTTGTCAACGATCTTCTGTCCACCTCTGCTTCCCCCTCCGCCGTCCCTCCTGGCGGCTGGGCTTCTCTTTACAAGCTAGCAGTCTGCTGCCCGGGTCTCCTCCAAGCTGGCGTCCTCTTGGAAAATTCTGATTTCGGGCTCGAACGTGAGCTTGGGCCAGACGAGAATTACCAGGTCTCTGCGATCTTCCGATCAGCTGCTCCCTGCTCGAGCAACAGGGATGTTAATTCCGATGTAACTGCTTCTGGGCCGGATTGTTCTTGGTCTTTGTTTGATGATCTTCTGTTTGATACTGTTTATGATGCTTCTGAATCCTCCGAAGAACGGCCCGAACTGCCTGTGGAGCCCGAGAGAGGGGTGGTGAAACCTTCGTGTGACTTTCGTGGTCGTAAGAGGAGGAAAATCTGTAGATCTCTTATGTCTCATTTGGCTCAGGGGGTCTGGAACTTGAGCCGCGAGCAGGGGAATAAATTGCTTGCAAGTCGATTCAAAGGGGATTGCTTGTATATTTGTGATTGGCCCGGTTGTGTCCACATCGAAGAGAAGCGTAACTATATGCTTTTTCGAGGgattttcaagaacttcaagcaGTCAAGGGTTTGGAGGACGATAAATGATGGCCACAGGAGCAAGATTGAGCTGCATTGCGCTTTCTGCTCTTGTAAACAGACGTGGGATCTGCATTCTGCGTTTTGTTTGCGGAGGTATTTTGGCTATCACGACGACGGCGAGCCAGTTGTTCGAGCTTATGTGTGTGAGAATGGTCATGTTTCTGGGGCGTGGACTGATTGGCCACTTTATACTTGA
- the LOC113718022 gene encoding serine/arginine-rich splicing factor SR30 has protein sequence MSRSSRTLYVGNLPGDIREREVEDLFYKYGRIAHIDLKVPPRPPGYAFVEFEEARDAEDAIRGRDGYDFDGHRLRVELAHGGRGHSSSTDRYSNHSSGRGPRGGVSRRSDYRVLVTGLPPSASWQDLKDHMRRAGDVCFSQVFREGSGTTGIVDYTNYDDMKYSIRKLDESEFRNSFSRATIRVKEYDSSRSRSRSRSRSYSRGKSGSRSPSNSRSRSMSKSPKAKSSGRSRSRSRSASSRSPSKSRAKSLSRSPSRSRSPSPSRQKRANKSPKRGSPSKSESRSRSRTRSRSKSPSR, from the exons ATGAGTCGCTCAAGTAGAACTCTTTACGTTGGTAACCTTCCTGGTGACATTCGCGAGCGTGAAGTGGAAGATTTGTTTTACAAG TATGGACGAATAGCGCATATTGATTTGAAAGTTCCGCCTAGGCCTCCAGGTTATGCTTTTGTGGAG TTCGAGGAGGCCCGTGATGCAGAGGATGCTATCCGTGGTCGTGATGGTTATGATTTTGATGGACATCGTTTGCGG GTGGAACTGGCGCATGGGGGGCGTGGTCATTCATCATCAACTGATCGTTATAGTAACCACAGCAGTGGCCGAGGGCCCCGTGGTGGAGTTTCCAGGCGATCTGACTACAGAG TGCTAGTCACTGGATTGCCGCCTTCTGCTTCCTGGCAGGATCTTAAG GATCACATGCGTCGAGCTGGGGATGTCTGTTTCTCCCAAGTTTTCCGGGAAGGGAGTG GCACTACAGGAATTGTGGATTATACAAATTATGATGATATGAAATATTCT ATCAGGAAGCTTGATGAGTCTGAATTCCGGAATTCCTTTTCTCGTGCAACAATACGT GTGAAGGAATATGATTCTAGCCGCTCTAGGAGCCGCAGCCGCAGCCGTTCTTACTCGAGAGGAAAGAGTGGTAGCCGCAGCCCGAGTAACAGTCGGAGTAGGAGCATGAG CAAGTCTCCTAAAGCTAAATCTTCTGGCCGTTCAAGATCCCGCTCGAGGTCTGCATCTTCACGGTCTCCCTCTAAGTCTAGAGCAAAATCTCTTTCAAG ATCTCCATCAAGATCCAGATCCCCCTCACCATCT CGCCAGAAACGTGCTAACAAAAGCCCAAAAAGGGGCAGCCCAAGTAAGAGTGAAAGCAGGAGTAGGAGCCGTACTCGTAGTAGGAGCAAAAGTCCATCAAG GTGA